In Macrobrachium rosenbergii isolate ZJJX-2024 chromosome 46, ASM4041242v1, whole genome shotgun sequence, the DNA window taGCGACGATTTGGATTATAATAGTGGTTTCTTAGTggaaatatataatcaaatatgatAATGGCCCGTAGCCGCATATCAGATCATTAAATCTTGTTTGCAGTGCATCTTTTTACAGTTTACAACTAACTTGTAAGAAGGTTTTCGTTCTTCATCAATAGAAATCATAAGCAATGATATTTAGGTGAATATCAATAAGACTTCATTCATGCATACTAACGACTCGTTAATGTTCAACGATTTCTCCCTCAGAACGTTTTCGTACAGTAAAAAGACAgcaccataaaaacataaaccaaTACCATTACAGACTTCACGGAGAAATAAGGCAATTTTCTACTGCAGATTTAAATGTATTCCCCTGGTGTCTATGCATAAATATCAGTGAGAAAAGCAAGCCTTATTTATTATGCCGCATTACGCAACCTTTCAGTCCCTTATGGGAACTCTTAGGTGTTATCATATAATCAGTgaccttttctctcttcctcccctgttcttatttttctctgttagttctaattaatagttttttcttgctgtCTTTCCCCGATTACGTCATTATCATAATCTTATTCGTCTTTATAGAGTAAGGTCATCTAAAGAATAGGCCACAGTTtgtctagataaaaaaaaaaaagaactatacCCCCTTTCAACCAATACATGTCCATGAATTTTTTGCGTATTTCATAAAAACGCAGTTATCGCGGTGtttaacaaaatattgaaaaagagagaatatatatatttttaaacagtgTTGTGTTGTTCAGAAAAACTTCGATTTTTTATGCAGTTACTTTTTAAATTGTGCTGCCTTCAAGAAATATTCAAAGCCTACGTCGAGTAGAAATTTCCAGTTTATTTCACCCAGCAAACAGTCCCGAGGATTGAAGGGAAAAATCAAGGAGTTTTGAGATTGAGGCACAAATTGAGCTATAGATAACACACAATGGACGTTAATGAAGTTGAAAAATAGGACGTTGCCGATAGTGTCAGAACAAGAAACAATGCATTAGTGACCTTAAGGAAGAGCTGAAAGGAGCAGAACTGTTATGATACAAGAAAATCAAACTCCGGTTAACTGCCCCAATAAGGGAGGACACTTCTGGGAAGTCGGATATTCCTGAAGAGGTTGATGGTTGAGATTAAGGAGACTTAGTGCAAACAAAGGCTCTAGAGATAAGCTGATGAAGGGGTATGAGGCTTGTTGCGAACCTCTGGACTCTACACAAACAACTGGCACCTACTAAAGGTAAagataaattttattcatattaatagATATTGGACAATATCAAGgggaaaactaatatatatatatatatatatatatatatatatatatatatatatatatatatatatatatatatatatatatatatatatatatatgaagcaatcTTACATTATGGGTGAAGAATGCCGCACATTGCGTGGGATAGTAAACAGAGGCGTAACCCCAAAAGCCCTTTACCATAAAATAAGCCTCAGAACATATAGTAAGCCTAACCACgtagcagccctaataatgaagaacagcaccgCTCTGGGGAAACCGAAAGAGATGTGCACGAAcgtagtttacaaattcatttgtccagaGGAGGTGTGCAAATCTCACAGCCAAAACTACATCGGGCACACGAGAACGACCCTTCGGTGGCGTATGCGggctcatagaaatcaaggggccattcatcaacattatgTAGATGTTAAtgacaggaagccatctctacaagagGTGATGGAAAGCACTCAGGTCGTGCACAATGAGGATAACTATGGTAGCCTTTTAATAGCCGAAGCCGTACGCATtcgctatccagaaaccgaccctgaatattcaacaagagtcAGATTatatactcccctccagcaggagaaggagtGCGCGAGCCATcagggaccagacagcacgcCCTCAACCACCGGACCTACCGCGCCCCTTAAGCGGCTATTACACGGGCGAATTTTCACCCAGCACGGCTCCGTTCGCTCAGCATTTGCTGAACAAACGCTCAGTACGTCCAGCAAAACCCGATTCGCGTATACCCATCACTGCTGGGTGAAACCGCCAGGCGCcagcatttgtttacattcgttCGGCGATCGACGTTCACGTGTACGAGCTGCAGTGCATCAACAAGACCTTCACCATGCCTGTGCAATGGACATTTGAGATTGAGGAGAGCCTTATTGAAAAAGTGAGATCGAGACCAATCCTGTGGAATCAAAGGATCCTTCCTACAACAAGAAAACGCTTAAAAAGTACTTGTATGGCGAGGGAACTTCAAGAAGCGTTTCCACATGTAGAAGGAATTGATGCAGGTATGTATATGGTTTTTATGTAGTCACTGTTTAGTAGTAGCAGAACACTTTAGGCCATATTTGGTTGCGTGAAGTAATGTAATCAGCAAAATCATGGCCTAAGCTAGGCCATGCAAAGCCATGGCCTAGCTGGGCTAGGCAAAGCAATGGCCTTGCTAGTCCATGCAAAGCCAAGGCCTAGCTGGGCTAGGCAAAGCAATGGCCTTGCTAGGCTATGCAAAGCCAAGGCCTAGCTGGGCTAGGCAAAGCAACGGCCTTGCTAGGTCATGGCTTTGGGCTAGGCAAAGCAATGGCTTTGCTAGGCTATGCAAAACTATGGCCTAGCTAGGCTATTCCTTTCACAGTTCTGTGGCCAGCCAATGTTAGAGAACTGCCATTAGAGGCTAGCTTAACCATAAACACCAACCTAAACTTTGTCAGTCATGTGATATTATGATACCATTAGCATGTGACAATATGTAATATGGGTTATTTCGTGATAAATACTATTAACACTCAATTAGTGGCAAGCCTACTCATATtgattttaatatactgtaacagATATAAGCTAGAATTCAGAGACCATAACGGCACTCTGGGTAGGATAGTATAATCTGAGTACCAAACAGcaccattataatttttttggtgtttagTTTAGGAAAAGTTATAGtagaaaagttgtttatattgTCCTAAAATGTAAGTATGTGAAGGTGGAACTCTTAAGGGGCCTTGGGGGTGTAGCCCCCCAGCTAGGAATTAACCAAGTTAGGGACAGGTGAGGTAGGTGTTTTGGGTTAGGCTAGTGCCCTATAATGTCCTAAAACACCTACCTAACCTCCTGACCTGTCACAGAATTATTGCATGGTTACTATGAGAAATTCTCAATATTGACTATTCGCATCTCAAATGTTGCATGTTCATAGAGAGAAATTGTCTTAAGTGTCGTTTCATTGAACAAGTATGAACATACGCTGGCCAAAGGCCCTTTGGATCCCCCGTATTGAgtattttagactttgttttttgtttttggataccAGCCTTAAAAGTTGAAATTCTAACCTATCATACTTAGCCTGGCCAGGAGGCTTCACCCCCTGGATCCCCTGTTGTGCCAACTTATAAAATACCCcttccatttcattatttctatgattattgtaagttaatcaaacttgaatttttctcttgCAGATGCTGTAGTGATGAAATTTAGTATCTTAAAAACATCATTTCGGAGGGAGCTGGCtaaaatcaaacaagtaaaaagtggcTCAGGAGGAGACTATGTTCCAAAATGGAGGCTCTTTGAGTTGATGTTGTTCCTGACTGATGTTGTCACCCCAGGAAGAGTACATCAAACCTTGAGACTACTGTGTCTGTAAATATTAAGAATGAATTACTGTTTCaagtattgtatgtttatttttgcatttcagtgtTTTTACAGAAGTTGCCTtaatttgtatattcctttttttatgatttaccttttttgaagttgccttaatttgtatattcctttttttatgatttacctttttttttcagcaggagTCCCAGTCCTCCCATCAGCAGGAGTCCCAGTCCTCCCATCAGCAGGAGTCCCAGTCCTCCCATCAGCAGGAGTCTCAGACCTCCAATCAGCAGGATTCCCAGTTATCCCAATCTCTTTTAGTACAAGTTGACTCCTATCAGTCTGATGATGAAGTCGTCCATCAGCCATTCAATTATGACAGTAGCGTAGATGAAATTGATCTGCTTACCCCAGCATCTTCACACACTGTGCCAGGAACAagtcgatcatcatcatcatcaccacggAATAAAGAAACTTGGGGTCGAACTCGTACTCCAAAACGTAAAAGGAATATGACACCAGAACGTGCACCCAGTGCAACCGAGGTAgcattatcttttttaaaatcAACTGCACAAGCACAAAGGAAAGAAGACATCCCATACGCAGCAGgggtttttgtaaaagaagtaaTATCTGAATTTCCTCGCCATAAACATCCAAGACTTATGCTTAAACTTGCTGCATTCCTAAACAAgttgaaagaggaggaaggcagTTAATCATTGGCCATAAACTGTTGTAAGgtggtattttttttcctgtatgattTCTTTCCTGGGGTACAGATAtgacacacaaaagaaaagaatctgtaccagggccataattttattttttacacattgcattataatgttaaataaaaaaaatacattgtcacagaaactttatttatcctATAAAATTTATGCAGAACACTTTTTATTGCACTCAAGGTTATAAAATACTAAAGTCCTGGATGTACacaatggtaaaattttatttcctatacaaatatatttgtagctcttatttataattatcatcaccacaaaaaaaaaagaactagtgTCTGAAggccattatcatcatcaccacaaaaaaaaagaactagtGTCTGAAGGCCATAGCATCCTGAAATGCTACCTTGCCTTCATTACTGAAGTAATCACAAAATGTGTTGCGTACATTTATAGCCTCCTGTGTAGGCCTTCGGCCTAGAGCATTTAAGTTTTCCCAGCCAACACCAGTGCCATTACGCCATTGCCCTGCAATTACTCTACCATTATTTACATCCTCTCTGTCGATTAACTCTGGTGCTATTTCATTGTGTCTAGATtccttaaataaataattgtgcaACACAAGGGCTGCTAGCGTGATTAGCTTAACACGTTCAGGGGATGTTCTAATTGGCTGCCTAAAAATCTGAAAGCGACTAACCAATATCCCGAAGGCATTTTCAGATACCCTCCTGGCTCTAGAAAGTCGATAGTTGTGAATGAGCTTCTCCATCGGTAAACCATTTCCTTTATATGGCTTCATCAACCATGGTTTCAAAGGAAAAGCATCATCCGCAACTATGACGTAAGGTGTCACTCTCTCAGAATATGGAATACAGACAGGAGGGGGAATTCCCAGTTGTTTCTTTTCAATAGCCTGTTTCAGGGTGCACTTTTCCCAAGCTCCCCCGTCACTGGCCCTCCCATTAGTCCCAACAtcaacatacaaaaatttataatgtGCATCTACTAATGCAAGTAAGATTACACTACAATGTCCCTTGTAATCAAAATACTCGGACCCACTGTTATTTGGCTTAGCAACCAATATTCTTTTTCCATCAAGTGCTCCAATACATGATGGGTAATTCCACACTGTAGAATTCTGCAGCCACATTCCTCCATGCTTCTTCTGTGGTAGGGACGCTCATGAACTTTGGTTGGAGGGCTTGGTAGATGGCAGAGCACACATTTGGGATTATCGACGAGATGAGAGGCTGGCTGACCCTGAAACTGGTAGCTCAGGGACTGTTGGGATTCTCCTGagtgaagagaaggaaaataaattagtaacacATTCAGCTGTGTTCAATGATAATAAcaccattagtttttattttaaatcacacTTAGTTTATCCTTGCTCTTAAACTGAGCTAGAACATTATCAAAGCTCTATTATGCAAATACCAAATGTgtataaaaacaagcaaataaaatcattttgttcTAGAGACATTATATTACACCCTAAAACCTAGGCTAGGCTAGCCTGAAATAAGTAAGTACATATAGAATACGTATTTGGGCAATATTGAATATCTGCACCACAGctaggaacttttttttataggtgtactgtattattatagtTGATAGAGGATTTCAATTTCATCATGGAacctgtttttattatatttcagacaATTCTAAGATACTTTTCTTCTATGGTGTTTTCCACTGCAAATTAGCTGTTTATGAGATATCTAAGTtcactttatttaaaatatactttagtgattaaaaaaaaatatatatgctgaaCACTTCAGGTCAATGCAAATTTTCCCAACAGTATAATATCCAGTCACACCTCCACCATCACTAGCCTAGGCCTATGTAGGCTATATCTTATACCTAAACCATCACTAGCCTAGGCCTATGTAGCCTATATCTTATACCTCAACCATCAATAGCCTAGGCCTATGTAGGCTATATCTTATACCTCTTTCACTAGCTTAGGCCTATGTAGGCTATATCTTATACCTCAACCATCACTAGCCTAGGCAGATGTAGGCTATATCTTATACCTCAACCATCACTAGCCTAGGCAGATGTAGGCTATATCTTATACCTCAACCATCACTAGCCTAGGCCTATGTAGCATATATCTTAAATTTCTTAACAGCTTtgaactgtaataaaaatttaacacTGATTCTGCAATAACCTGATTATACTTAATGCTCACCCCAGACCCCTTCTCCCTAGCTGATAGCCTCGCGCCTTCGGAGCTCAGCTTTGCCATGCAGtctgcattttaaaaatttgctttatAGGTACTCAAATTTTGCAGTCAAAACTATAGTTATGGTACTAACCTGTAGCTAAATGTCGTAGGGTGATTGCTAGTCGGTCTTGTGGAGGTACTGCAGTTCTCATGTTGGTGTCTTGTTTCATTATGGCTGGAGTAATAAGCTCTAAAACCTCAGCAAACTGTCTTCTATCCAGTCGCATCCAATTCCTGTATCTAGCATGATCCTCTAAAGCCAATTCTTGCACAAGATTATTGAATTGGCTGCCCTCCGCACGTCTCTGTAACCAGGGTTGAGTCCACAacgtcctcctcctccgtcttcttCCGCCTGTATTTCTCTTCCCTTCGTCTTCATCCACGGCAATTACTACCAAAGCCATTGCCATGGCCATATTCTGGTCATTGGTGTACAGATGAGACATTTCCATGATTATGATGCGCCTTGATGCCAACACTATGAGGACTTTCTagggtttgttttgattttccagcTGCTGCTTCTCGCTGTGGGGACTGAACAGCTGATCACATGGTGGTACCGTTGTCATGGCAACGCACAGTTTGCTTGCTGAAACTGCTGCGTGTACTCGCGACCGTGTAATAGTTTTGTTCAGCAAATGCTGAGCGAACGGAGCCGTGCTGGGTGAAAATTTCGCCCGTGTAATAGCCGCTTTAGAGAGCACGAGAGCGTCCAGCGAAGAccaagtaacatgcttgctcaagtcgCTGAGGCCCCGCCCAACACGAACCTCCAGCCCTTAATCAACGCCGAACCTTTGGACGCACACATGCACGCAAATggaatattttacacatttatgtataaacagacactTGTTTATATGTACCGtttacaaatgttaaaatttttaaataaatttttgtactttattttctgtacagtatttacaaaataacattaattttaagactactaaattttaaacacgactttaaggaaacactagcacgtggtattatattttgaatatttatttaaccacatgtttaaactttcacttttattatcatacatgttctttgtacccaaaacaacgccttgaaatggttaagctgttaatcccttgaccaaccagtacccaaacctcaaggtcattctccccacacgtttatataaaaggtcgaaaggcagcattgtaagtcagtagtcggtTGATAATGCCAtgaaggcgaaacagctgtcccgacaaaaatcagtaaattgaagaaggaagtctgcgtattttccACCaaaaattgacgaacgagaatcagaaaaaactccgacggaatgaagatacctgcaagacaCTTATTGATGTCAATAAGGCAAtagcttttaacgaaaattgtataagagcAAGACCATGCCCTAaaagtatgtacacacacacacacacacacatatatatatatatatatatatatatatatatatatatatatatatatatatatatatatatatatatatatgtgtgtgtgtgtatatataatacacaataatgtgtatatatatatatatatatatatatatatatatatatatatatatatatatatatatatatatatatatatatatatatatatatatatatgtgtgtgtgtgtgtgtgtgtgtgtgtgtgtgtgtgtgtggatgtatgggCACACTCATGTTTAACACGGCGTATATGTGCACGTCTGAAATTTAGAACTTCCTAGATATTTCATaaggaaaaaaggagaatttTGTAGCAGCAAcacaaaagaagaatgaaaaagagcaaacgactgaaaaaacaatgttcacTAGGCTAATCTCCTTCCACTTAAATGGTAATGAGGGCTTCCTACcgagatattttcctttttaatctcaAGAGTCGAATGCATAACATACAATGTTGTTTGTCAGCGTTAGCGAACTCTCAAGAATAATTCCGAAAAGGAAATTTTCTACTCCCTTGGCTTTCTTGTTTCTCCTCTTATTAGTTTTCCTTGCCTTATGCATTTGAATTGTCTTATGACACCGTTATTAGTTATCGATTAGaacttaaatgttaaaaattttctgtCTGACATCAATATATAAGAATCTGTCCTTCAATCGTATTATCGCAAATTGAACTTGAACACAGGCACCTGGTATATTGTAGAATCGATATTTGGTTCCTagcatttcatgtaaatatacatttttgaatcattttgttaaataatataattgtaaggaTTTTGACATTTGCAAAACTCTAATGATGAGCCACACAAACTCACAACCGCACATTAACAAATACAAGGAGACACCCATAAACAAATATAGCTGAATGGATAATGCCGTGTTTCTTCTGcatcaaaactaaaatatataaaattgaatccTGGCCGGGGCATATACACTTAATTTAACATATAAAGTttcctttggatgtaagttaGTCACCTATTCTCAAGCAGGAGCTCCAGCTAAAACGAACACCAAAGTCAACACAAGTGGGGGCTAACGAGGACCGACACACATGGGACTGCTGTCTTTCCATCCCGGGTCAACCGAATTACCATGAACGTCATATTACGTCTCCTGCATATGACTTATAAATACTATTGTCGCATCCCAATTGTCCACATTTCACTAGTGGTCAGAGATACAAAAGTTTTGGTATACGAAACATATGATTGCAGAGAGTAAATGTGTTTGATGAGCATTCTTTCCTATGGAATACAAGAAAGCTTAGAgtaaaaggcatatatatatatatatatatatatatatatatatatatatatatatatatatatatatatatatatatatatatatatatatatatatatatatatatatatatatatagtcatgatgcattccaagtacctggttattacacaactaatcacagaattcaaaaatttccctcacttcagccagatacctgaactctcataacaataaaacttATGACTGAGACTTTAAAGGTAACAATGATTCCTTAAAAGGTTTACCAATCACATGAAagatcaaactaagtttatcaagactagtgtgagatatcaacaattaaacaagaatatCATAGAGtgaaaggcatcactccatcaaacaactttaactgtttccctggtcttaattcatttcagcaaaactaaaggaacaaaacacaattaatcctattcactggtggtcaataaatgaaacattggttttaaaaacaaaatacgaaaagttatttttaaattcaaaatttataattagaattcacagtcttaaaaatttactattacttgaaaacaacacaaaaatttaattaattcccaAATCAAATGATTAAACAAAGCTAAGTCACAAAACTTTGATTTCTCAAGAAATTAACCTcaccaagaaaaatttaaactatcaataactactcaaaatttgaaaagaaattcttagtaaatgaaaattaaatcaagtatgcaatattaaattgttaagaaatttttaaaatgctaagtaaataaatgttaaatcagtaaatatatgttaaatcagcaatatacaaaatgtgaaaaattaagagattgcaaacacaataacataaaaatacacacacaaaagatttaccaataataattttactaaggcaaaatttccctaatataccttcttataccatggtaataataagcaaaCTTCCCTTAAACttacacaaaacactttttttttgtatggtgccattacagttttcctaaattca includes these proteins:
- the LOC136830073 gene encoding uncharacterized protein, which encodes MPVQWTFEIEESLIEKVRSRPILWNQRILPTTRKRLKSTCMARELQEAFPHVEGIDADAVVMKFSILKTSFRRELAKIKQVKSGSGGDYVPKWRLFELMLFLTDVVTPGRVHQTLRLLCLRSPSPPISRSPSPPISRSPSPPISRSLRPPISRIPSYPNLF
- the LOC136830449 gene encoding uncharacterized protein; its protein translation is MWLQNSTVWNYPSCIGALDGKRILVAKPNNSGSEYFDYKGHCSVILLALVDAHYKFLYVDVGTNGRASDGGAWEKCTLKQAIEKKQLGIPPPVCIPYSERVTPYVIVADDAFPLKPWLMKPYKGNGLPMEKLIHNYRLSRARRVSENAFGILVSRFQIFRQPIRTSPERVKLITLAALVLHNYLFKESRHNEIAPELIDREDVNNGRVIAGQWRNGTGVGWENLNALGRRPTQEAINVRNTFCDYFSNEGKVAFQDAMAFRH